One genomic window of Deinococcus metalli includes the following:
- a CDS encoding heavy metal translocating P-type ATPase: MTRSHEGHHPVVLEAAVSVLEVSFRNCHDSSELADLEQRLARVDGVQSVHIDRTRAVAHLTYYPATVTGDDVRRRLHDAGYDCACEDCAPSSVQPGHPSLGHEHGVVPAAHSTHGHASTAASAHDHAAMTGDHAAMDHSAHADMGHGEHAGHGAHMVNDMLRRFVISAALTVPLVLYSPIGASLGFTAMPPFGLSMAWFGLLLATPVVWWGGWPFISAAWRALRQREANMMTLIATGILVSWLFSVYSTLALGGTEVFFEAAAMLTTLSLLGHWLEMRSRFATGRAVEALLKLAPATARVVRGGQETEVPLDQVVVGDELAVRPGDRVPVDGEVLTGSSYVDESMITGEPVPVAKTAGVHVTGGTVNQTGAFTFRATAVGSDTALSRIVQLVQNAQASKAPAQQLADTAGKYLVFVALGSGLIAFLVWMLLGQDVVFALTAAVSAIVIACPDAMALATPTAITVGVGKAAREGVLFKNAGALEATAAVDTVVFDKTGTLTEGKPAVTDVVLAPGTDEADLLRLAASADSPSQHPLAEAIVAGARARGLVFPKPDAFDSVPGHGVVATVTGRRVLLGNVKLMSREGVDVAALIGQAQRLAGDGKTAMYVAGGGRALGVIAVADTVRETARQAVRALHDAGVRTVMLTGDNQRTAGAVARDLGIDTVVADVLPEDKARQVQALQAQGRKVAMVGDGVNDAPALAQAEVGIAIGAGTDVAVETADVILVRNDPAAVAGAIVLARRVETKIRQNLFWAAAYNVLAIPLAAGVLFPGYGLLLRPEWAALLMSASTVIVSVNALLLNRSATNRVPRPRHAPHAPPDVHA; the protein is encoded by the coding sequence ATGACACGATCCCACGAAGGCCATCATCCCGTCGTCCTTGAAGCGGCGGTGAGCGTCCTAGAAGTGAGCTTCCGCAACTGCCACGACAGTTCGGAGCTGGCCGACCTCGAACAGCGTCTCGCGCGCGTGGATGGGGTGCAGAGCGTCCATATCGACCGCACACGCGCAGTCGCCCACCTCACCTACTATCCGGCGACGGTAACCGGAGACGACGTGCGCCGGCGCCTCCACGACGCTGGGTACGACTGCGCCTGTGAGGACTGCGCGCCGTCGTCCGTGCAGCCAGGACATCCGAGCCTGGGCCATGAGCACGGTGTCGTCCCTGCGGCGCACAGCACCCACGGCCACGCTTCCACCGCAGCATCTGCCCACGACCACGCCGCGATGACGGGCGATCACGCGGCCATGGACCACAGCGCCCACGCAGACATGGGGCACGGCGAACACGCCGGCCACGGCGCGCACATGGTGAACGACATGCTGCGGCGCTTCGTGATCAGCGCCGCCCTCACCGTGCCGCTGGTGCTGTACTCCCCGATCGGAGCAAGCCTTGGCTTCACGGCCATGCCGCCGTTCGGCCTGTCCATGGCGTGGTTCGGGCTGCTGCTCGCCACCCCCGTGGTGTGGTGGGGCGGGTGGCCGTTCATCTCGGCCGCGTGGCGTGCCCTGCGTCAGCGCGAGGCGAACATGATGACCCTGATCGCCACCGGCATCCTGGTGTCGTGGTTGTTCTCGGTGTACTCCACCCTCGCGCTGGGCGGCACCGAAGTCTTCTTCGAGGCCGCGGCCATGCTGACGACCCTGAGTCTGCTGGGCCACTGGCTGGAGATGCGCTCGCGCTTCGCGACCGGGCGCGCGGTTGAGGCGCTGCTCAAGCTCGCTCCCGCCACCGCGAGGGTGGTGCGCGGCGGCCAGGAGACCGAAGTTCCGCTAGATCAGGTCGTAGTGGGGGACGAGCTCGCCGTGCGGCCCGGCGACCGCGTCCCCGTGGACGGCGAGGTGCTCACCGGCAGTTCTTACGTCGACGAGAGCATGATCACGGGCGAGCCCGTGCCCGTCGCCAAGACGGCCGGTGTCCACGTCACAGGCGGGACCGTCAACCAGACGGGGGCCTTCACCTTCCGGGCCACGGCGGTCGGCAGCGACACCGCGCTCTCCCGCATCGTCCAGCTCGTCCAGAATGCTCAGGCCAGCAAGGCGCCCGCCCAGCAGCTGGCCGACACCGCCGGGAAGTACCTCGTGTTCGTGGCGCTGGGCTCAGGGCTGATCGCGTTCCTGGTGTGGATGCTGCTCGGGCAGGACGTGGTCTTCGCGCTGACCGCCGCTGTGTCCGCCATCGTGATCGCGTGCCCGGACGCGATGGCGCTCGCCACGCCGACCGCGATCACGGTGGGCGTCGGGAAGGCGGCGCGGGAGGGCGTGCTCTTCAAGAACGCAGGTGCCCTGGAAGCGACCGCCGCTGTGGACACGGTCGTGTTCGACAAGACCGGTACCTTGACGGAGGGCAAGCCGGCCGTGACCGACGTGGTGCTTGCTCCTGGGACGGATGAAGCAGACCTTCTGCGGCTGGCCGCCAGCGCGGACTCACCCTCACAGCATCCCCTGGCCGAGGCGATCGTGGCGGGAGCCCGAGCACGGGGCCTGGTTTTCCCGAAGCCTGACGCCTTCGACTCCGTTCCCGGCCACGGCGTGGTGGCGACGGTCACGGGGCGGCGCGTGCTGCTGGGTAACGTCAAACTCATGTCGCGGGAAGGAGTGGACGTCGCGGCCCTGATCGGCCAGGCCCAGCGGCTGGCCGGTGACGGCAAGACGGCCATGTACGTGGCGGGGGGTGGCCGCGCCCTGGGCGTGATCGCCGTCGCGGATACCGTGCGGGAGACGGCCCGTCAGGCAGTTCGTGCCCTGCACGACGCCGGCGTGCGCACGGTGATGCTCACCGGTGACAACCAGCGTACTGCGGGGGCGGTGGCCCGTGACCTGGGCATCGACACCGTGGTCGCGGATGTTCTCCCGGAGGACAAGGCCCGGCAGGTGCAGGCGTTGCAGGCCCAGGGGCGAAAGGTCGCCATGGTGGGTGACGGCGTGAACGACGCGCCTGCACTCGCCCAGGCCGAGGTGGGCATCGCCATCGGCGCCGGCACGGACGTGGCGGTGGAGACGGCGGACGTGATTTTGGTGCGCAATGATCCAGCCGCGGTCGCGGGTGCCATCGTCCTCGCCCGGCGTGTGGAGACGAAGATCCGGCAGAACCTCTTCTGGGCGGCCGCCTACAACGTGCTGGCGATCCCCCTCGCGGCGGGCGTGCTGTTCCCCGGCTATGGCCTGCTGCTCAGGCCCGAGTGGGCGGCGCTGCTGATGAGCGCCAGCACGGTGATCGTGTCGGTCAACGCCCTGCTGCTGAACCGGTCGGCGACCAACCGCGTTCCGCGCCCTCGCCATGCGCCTCACGCTCCACCTGATGTTCACGCATAG
- a CDS encoding N-acetylmuramoyl-L-alanine amidase family protein, with translation MVTPSFSSGLWGWSVAALLLCTSALAAPRVGTHDGYTRLVFPLPSTTTQRSVLRGQTLTVTLGRAVPSEQGNPDAPGVTRYAVAGRVLTVQLAPGCTRATSRMLEASGGQPRRLVVDVPIPCARTPASVPAATVRPASTTSGTAPRPRVVLDPGHGGNDPGMASPWVREADVNLAVALLVREELVRNGVDVVMTRTTDRHLDPNKRTDLDKRARLASSGTVSAFVSIHTNAAGSSAQGIEAFYFGAPLEGQGRSTAVFENGGGAAGEALTRALSTGAQSMLGDLLAQAKRSFSRQLAQAVHASLVRATGAQSRGVKTDAFYVIRNPTTPAILVELGFGSHPVEGPKLAQASYQRTLAHALAQAVLGFLHRRP, from the coding sequence GTGGTCACCCCCAGTTTCTCGTCCGGCTTGTGGGGGTGGAGTGTCGCCGCGCTGCTCCTGTGCACCTCCGCCTTGGCCGCGCCGCGCGTGGGCACGCATGACGGCTACACCCGTCTGGTGTTCCCCCTGCCCAGCACCACGACACAGCGCAGTGTCCTCCGCGGGCAGACCCTCACGGTCACCCTGGGACGGGCCGTGCCGTCTGAGCAGGGTAACCCAGACGCCCCGGGTGTCACCCGGTATGCCGTGGCGGGCCGGGTGCTGACGGTGCAGCTGGCTCCGGGCTGCACCCGGGCGACGTCCCGGATGTTGGAAGCGTCGGGTGGCCAGCCGCGCCGCCTGGTGGTCGACGTACCCATCCCCTGCGCCCGGACTCCGGCCTCGGTTCCGGCGGCCACAGTGCGTCCTGCCAGCACGACATCAGGCACCGCCCCCCGCCCGCGCGTCGTGCTCGACCCCGGACATGGGGGGAACGACCCGGGTATGGCGAGCCCCTGGGTGCGCGAGGCAGACGTCAACCTCGCGGTGGCCCTCCTTGTCCGGGAGGAGCTGGTCCGCAACGGCGTGGACGTGGTCATGACCCGCACGACCGACCGGCACCTGGACCCGAACAAGCGCACGGATTTGGACAAACGCGCCAGGCTGGCCAGCAGTGGGACGGTCAGCGCCTTCGTGAGCATCCACACCAATGCAGCCGGGTCTTCCGCGCAGGGCATCGAGGCCTTCTACTTCGGGGCGCCACTGGAGGGGCAGGGCCGCAGTACCGCGGTCTTCGAGAACGGGGGCGGCGCCGCCGGGGAAGCGCTCACCCGGGCGCTGTCGACTGGCGCGCAGTCCATGCTGGGAGACCTCCTCGCGCAGGCCAAACGGTCGTTCTCCCGGCAGCTGGCCCAGGCGGTGCACGCCAGCCTGGTGCGGGCGACGGGGGCGCAGAGCCGGGGGGTAAAGACGGACGCGTTCTATGTCATCCGCAACCCGACGACGCCGGCCATCCTGGTGGAACTCGGCTTCGGGTCGCATCCGGTGGAGGGCCCGAAGCTCGCACAGGCGTCGTATCAGCGAACGCTGGCGCACGCTCTGGCGCAGGCGGTGCTCGGCTTTCTGCATCGCCGTCCGTGA
- a CDS encoding GlsB/YeaQ/YmgE family stress response membrane protein, with translation MLVGALAGWLASILMNTHPQQGALLNILIGIVGAMLGRWILGDLLHIGTAVGTSATHRFSGYGRRRHPDRHPQVPARSALTSSHRATSPDG, from the coding sequence ATGCTGGTCGGCGCCCTGGCAGGCTGGCTCGCCAGCATCCTGATGAACACCCATCCGCAGCAGGGTGCGCTGCTCAACATCCTGATCGGGATCGTCGGCGCCATGCTGGGCCGCTGGATCCTCGGTGACCTGCTCCACATCGGCACTGCCGTTGGCACCAGCGCCACACACAGGTTCTCGGGGTATGGTCGGCGCCGTCATCCAGATCGCCATCCTCAAGTCCCTGCGCGGTCTGCGCTGACGTCCAGTCACCGCGCCACTTCGCCTGACGGGTGA
- a CDS encoding cation diffusion facilitator family transporter encodes MSDLVLPALGAAGPHGGPFVQTPLGSIEVSVFETGVPPRFRLYVYDHGGKLLPPPSARDVTLDTVRPDGTRHRFVFEDHGVYLEATELLPEPHEFEVEVMTSAAGVVPTLYAARFTEDGHDHGAGGHAHGGHDHAHDHRDHAHATGPLGWLKNTFGHSHSIVEKTDTALESNERGIRALKRSLVILALTAAFQIVIVWISGSVALLADTIHNFADATTSLPLWLAFALARRGVNRRFTYGYGKVEDVAGVMIVLIIFLSACVAAYESVVKLLHPMPITNVGWVALAAVIGFLGNEWVALYRIREGKAIGSTALVADGYHARVDGFTSLAVLIGVLGVWIGVPTLDPLVGIGITLAILFIVRDAARSVWLRLIDGIEPDILESIEHAPLHVAGVRRVRNVRARWVGHRVHTELDVDVSPELSVQQAERVAQAVTASLHDHVRLLENAVVRARPA; translated from the coding sequence ATGAGTGACCTGGTTCTTCCAGCCCTGGGCGCGGCCGGCCCGCATGGCGGCCCCTTCGTGCAGACGCCGCTCGGATCAATCGAAGTGAGCGTGTTTGAAACAGGGGTGCCGCCGCGCTTCCGGCTGTACGTCTACGACCACGGCGGCAAGCTCCTGCCTCCACCTTCAGCACGTGACGTCACCCTGGACACTGTGCGTCCGGACGGCACGCGTCACCGCTTTGTGTTTGAGGATCATGGTGTCTACCTCGAGGCCACCGAGTTGCTTCCCGAGCCCCACGAATTCGAGGTGGAAGTGATGACGTCTGCGGCGGGTGTGGTGCCCACCCTGTACGCGGCGCGCTTCACGGAAGACGGGCACGATCACGGCGCCGGCGGCCATGCCCACGGTGGTCATGATCACGCACACGACCACAGGGATCACGCGCACGCCACCGGACCACTCGGCTGGTTGAAGAACACCTTCGGTCACTCCCACTCCATCGTGGAGAAGACCGACACGGCCCTCGAATCCAACGAGCGCGGCATTCGCGCCCTGAAACGCTCGCTGGTGATCCTCGCGTTGACTGCGGCCTTCCAGATCGTCATCGTGTGGATCTCTGGCTCGGTGGCGCTGCTGGCGGACACCATCCACAACTTTGCCGACGCGACCACCAGTCTGCCCCTGTGGCTTGCGTTCGCGCTCGCGCGCCGCGGTGTCAACCGGCGCTTTACGTACGGCTACGGCAAGGTCGAGGACGTGGCCGGCGTCATGATCGTGCTGATCATCTTCCTGTCGGCCTGCGTCGCCGCGTACGAGTCGGTCGTGAAGCTCCTGCACCCCATGCCGATCACCAACGTCGGGTGGGTAGCGCTGGCGGCCGTGATTGGATTCCTCGGCAACGAATGGGTGGCCCTCTACCGCATCCGGGAGGGCAAGGCCATCGGGTCGACCGCCCTGGTCGCGGACGGCTACCATGCCCGTGTCGACGGCTTCACCAGCCTCGCGGTGCTCATCGGGGTGCTCGGGGTGTGGATCGGCGTCCCGACGCTCGACCCACTGGTCGGCATCGGGATCACGCTCGCGATCCTGTTCATCGTTCGCGACGCAGCGCGCTCCGTGTGGCTGCGCTTGATCGACGGCATCGAACCCGACATCCTGGAGAGCATTGAACACGCGCCCCTGCACGTCGCCGGGGTGCGGCGCGTGCGCAACGTGCGCGCCCGGTGGGTGGGGCACCGCGTGCACACGGAGCTCGATGTGGACGTGTCACCGGAGCTGAGTGTGCAGCAGGCCGAGCGCGTGGCCCAGGCGGTCACCGCGTCCCTGCATGACCATGTCCGGCTGCTCGAGAACGCCGTCGTGCGCGCCCGGCCCGCGTGA
- a CDS encoding ArsR/SmtB family transcription factor, whose product MRVHAVPFPPDIGDLTSVTQLFQALGDPTRVLLLLALQQGEQAVSDLVTQLAQPQSTVSRHLGVLRHAQLVQTRRDGTRVLYRLADSHLGDLLIQAFSHAEHRRLGLADHHLTDRLSGGVH is encoded by the coding sequence ATGCGAGTCCACGCGGTTCCCTTCCCCCCGGACATCGGCGACCTCACTTCGGTCACCCAGCTGTTCCAGGCGCTCGGCGACCCCACGCGCGTCCTGCTGCTCCTTGCCCTGCAACAGGGCGAGCAGGCCGTGTCTGACCTGGTGACGCAGCTCGCCCAGCCCCAGAGCACCGTCAGCCGGCATCTCGGTGTGCTGCGCCACGCCCAGCTGGTCCAGACCCGCCGTGACGGCACCCGCGTGCTGTACCGCCTCGCCGACAGCCACCTGGGCGACCTCCTGATCCAGGCCTTCAGCCACGCCGAGCACCGCCGCCTGGGTCTCGCTGACCACCACCTCACAGACCGGCTGTCCGGGGGTGTGCATTGA
- a CDS encoding MFS transporter yields MNALALFSSLRNPRFARLYAAQTISQVGDALTWVGLALLAAQLAGPGQAPAVLAIALTIRVAAFVLLSPLAGVLADRVNRRTVLVTCDFGRMAVLGGMFFVTQVWQIYVLMFVLNALTAFFTPTNQATVPLVVGRDDARPAFALSSATTELLGIVGPGLAGALAAWLGTRTLFAVDAASFLLSGLLILTLPALRATQDGTVDRSTRADLRDGTARLWRDPPIRFALLMELVAALAGAMILTVTVSRVEGGLHLGGAQYGWVMAAYGLGAAAASLAVGLAGKRVPLTRFIAVGALVTSLAILPGNVVPLSGLMAFWLIAGIGQNWVNLPTETLLAERTDEAAQGRVYGAHFAWSHLWWAFAYPVAGFLGTRFPEHAFVIGGGLALVLLAGVWLSHARKISSSISDQARTAP; encoded by the coding sequence TTGAACGCCCTGGCCCTGTTCAGCTCGCTCCGCAACCCGCGCTTCGCCCGGCTGTACGCGGCGCAGACCATCAGCCAGGTCGGGGACGCGCTCACGTGGGTCGGGCTGGCCCTCCTCGCCGCGCAGCTCGCCGGTCCCGGTCAGGCGCCGGCCGTGCTGGCGATTGCCCTCACCATCCGCGTCGCGGCTTTCGTGCTCCTGAGCCCCCTCGCGGGCGTGTTGGCCGACCGCGTCAACCGCCGCACCGTGCTCGTGACCTGCGATTTCGGCCGCATGGCCGTGCTCGGCGGGATGTTCTTCGTGACGCAGGTCTGGCAGATCTACGTGCTGATGTTCGTCCTGAACGCGCTGACCGCCTTCTTCACGCCGACCAACCAGGCCACCGTGCCGCTGGTCGTCGGCCGCGACGACGCCCGCCCCGCCTTCGCGCTCTCCAGCGCCACGACTGAACTGCTGGGCATCGTCGGGCCTGGACTGGCGGGCGCGCTCGCGGCGTGGCTGGGCACGCGGACGCTGTTCGCCGTCGACGCCGCGAGCTTCCTGCTCTCCGGGCTTTTGATCCTCACGCTGCCGGCGCTGCGGGCGACGCAGGACGGGACTGTGGACCGCAGCACCCGTGCCGACCTGCGGGACGGTACGGCGCGGCTGTGGCGTGATCCGCCCATCCGCTTCGCGCTGCTGATGGAACTCGTTGCCGCGCTCGCCGGGGCGATGATCCTGACGGTCACCGTGTCGCGGGTCGAGGGTGGGCTGCACCTCGGCGGAGCACAATACGGCTGGGTGATGGCCGCGTATGGCCTTGGGGCCGCCGCCGCATCGCTGGCGGTGGGCTTGGCCGGGAAGCGCGTCCCCCTGACCCGGTTCATCGCGGTGGGCGCGCTGGTGACCTCTCTGGCGATTCTGCCAGGGAACGTCGTGCCGCTCAGCGGTCTGATGGCCTTTTGGCTGATCGCCGGCATCGGGCAGAACTGGGTGAACCTCCCGACCGAGACGCTGCTTGCCGAGCGCACTGATGAGGCCGCACAGGGCCGGGTGTACGGCGCGCACTTCGCGTGGAGTCACCTGTGGTGGGCGTTCGCGTACCCGGTGGCTGGGTTCCTTGGCACACGCTTCCCGGAGCACGCCTTTGTGATCGGTGGGGGGCTCGCCCTGGTGCTCCTCGCGGGGGTGTGGCTGAGCCATGCCCGCAAGATCAGCAGTTCCATTTCAGATCAGGCGCGCACGGCACCCTGA
- a CDS encoding Tn3 family transposase: protein MPVEFLSDEQAARYGQYHQPLTPEQLTRYFYLSEEDHAFIARRRRDRNRLGCAVQLGTLRYLGNFLPEPTRVPDAVAQTLAQQLQVNPAALLDYRRRASTWYEHQHAILQHTGMQPFDGRQAFRLVRWLYAQLATGTLRPSLLFDLATYHPTGHQVVLPGVTVLARLIARVQERSGARTFQGLSRRLSPEQRTTLDALLILPPGQFRTPLEMLRTPPTRVSAPGLVAALARLEQIRATGVGRVGVEDIPEAHLTVLARQAQGAWAQTQLRMADDRRWSTLLVFVQHLERTATDDVLDVLVSLLGTLSLRGEARRRQERLRTLGDLDHAALILQDACRLLLDTGTPDAEVRAQVYAKVGEARLLEAVGTIQALAWEAEQPPDALSGQYSTVRRFLPALLRSVTLDGTPSAKPLLAAWTFLVTQEDTGRSRSRWEDAPRSFVPKVWARRVFPDGQPDRAWYTLCVLDRLQQALKRRGVFAPGSDRYRDPRAQLLQGDAWLAARDDMSRALDPMPDLAAWRAALTEAYTDVQHLAGAGTVTLREEAGHTHVSVSPLDAQLDSPALNDLRTRLALRLPAIELSELLLEVQAFSGFAGAFTPVTAGRTSWRDLPVSICAVLLAQACNIGLKAVARDDVPALTLARLSWVQQTHVRAEGITAANAHLVAAQDHLPLARQWGGGEVASADGLRFVVPVRMIHAGWNSTYFGSQRGVTYYNFTSNQFTSFHGIVIPGTLRDSLFVPSGLLEQQTHLDPRELMTDTHGSSDVIFGLFSLLGYRFNPRLADLGDQRFWRLDRNADYGELNDLSRHVINERLIAEHWEDMLRPVGSLKLGQVKATAVMRTVQRGGSLSGLGRAVAEVGRIEKTLYLLSYVRDDGYRRRILVQLNRGEGRHAVARAVFHGRRGELRQRYREGMEVQLGALGLVVNALVLWNTRYLQHALTHRTQTQGPVAPADIARLSPLLHEHVNMLGRYDFSLPEAVAGGHLRPLRDPSPLQASLEQLS, encoded by the coding sequence ATGCCCGTCGAGTTCCTGAGTGACGAGCAGGCCGCCCGCTACGGGCAGTACCACCAGCCACTCACGCCTGAACAGCTCACGCGGTACTTCTACCTGAGCGAGGAGGATCACGCCTTCATCGCGCGGCGCCGGCGCGACCGCAACCGGCTCGGTTGCGCGGTGCAGCTCGGCACCCTGCGGTATCTGGGCAACTTCCTGCCCGAGCCCACCCGGGTGCCCGACGCGGTGGCACAGACCCTGGCCCAGCAACTGCAGGTGAATCCGGCGGCCCTGCTGGACTACCGCCGGCGCGCCAGCACCTGGTACGAGCATCAGCACGCGATCCTACAGCACACCGGCATGCAGCCCTTCGACGGCCGTCAGGCGTTCCGGCTGGTGCGCTGGCTGTACGCACAGCTGGCCACCGGCACGCTGCGCCCCAGCCTGCTGTTCGATCTGGCCACCTATCACCCCACCGGGCACCAGGTCGTGCTCCCGGGCGTGACGGTGCTGGCCCGCCTGATCGCGCGCGTCCAGGAACGCAGCGGCGCGCGCACCTTTCAGGGACTCAGCCGCCGGCTGAGTCCCGAGCAGCGAACCACCCTCGACGCCCTGCTGATCCTGCCACCCGGGCAGTTCCGGACACCGTTGGAGATGCTCCGCACGCCGCCTACCCGCGTGTCCGCTCCAGGCCTGGTGGCGGCGCTCGCCCGCCTCGAGCAGATCCGGGCGACCGGTGTGGGCCGTGTGGGCGTGGAGGACATCCCGGAGGCGCACCTGACCGTGCTGGCCCGGCAGGCTCAGGGGGCCTGGGCGCAGACCCAGCTGCGCATGGCAGATGACCGGCGCTGGAGCACCCTGCTCGTCTTCGTGCAGCACCTCGAGCGCACCGCGACCGATGACGTTCTCGACGTCCTCGTCAGCCTGCTGGGCACCCTGTCGCTGCGCGGGGAGGCCAGGCGCCGCCAGGAACGCCTGCGCACCCTGGGTGACCTCGACCACGCGGCCCTGATCCTGCAGGACGCGTGCCGCCTCCTGCTCGACACGGGCACACCCGACGCCGAGGTGCGTGCTCAGGTGTACGCCAAGGTCGGTGAGGCGCGGCTCCTCGAGGCCGTGGGCACCATCCAGGCCCTCGCCTGGGAGGCCGAGCAGCCTCCCGACGCGCTGAGCGGGCAGTACAGCACCGTCCGGCGGTTCCTGCCGGCGCTCCTGCGCAGCGTCACGCTGGACGGCACACCCAGCGCGAAACCGCTCCTGGCCGCCTGGACGTTCCTGGTCACTCAGGAGGACACCGGCCGCAGCAGGTCACGCTGGGAAGATGCCCCACGAAGCTTCGTGCCCAAGGTCTGGGCGCGCCGCGTCTTCCCGGATGGCCAGCCCGACCGCGCGTGGTACACCCTGTGCGTCCTTGACCGCCTACAGCAGGCCCTGAAACGGCGGGGGGTCTTCGCACCGGGCAGTGACCGCTACCGGGATCCACGCGCCCAGCTGCTCCAGGGGGACGCGTGGTTGGCCGCGCGGGATGATATGTCCCGCGCCCTGGATCCAATGCCCGATCTCGCCGCGTGGCGCGCCGCGCTGACCGAGGCCTACACCGACGTACAGCACCTGGCCGGCGCAGGCACCGTGACGCTCCGGGAGGAGGCTGGGCACACGCACGTGAGCGTGTCCCCGCTGGACGCACAGCTGGACTCCCCGGCCCTGAACGACCTCCGGACGCGACTGGCCCTGCGACTTCCGGCCATCGAACTGTCCGAACTGCTGCTGGAAGTGCAGGCCTTCTCAGGCTTCGCGGGGGCCTTCACGCCCGTGACCGCCGGCCGCACGTCGTGGCGCGACCTTCCCGTGAGCATCTGTGCGGTGCTGCTGGCTCAGGCCTGCAATATCGGGCTCAAGGCCGTGGCCCGCGACGACGTGCCCGCCCTGACCCTGGCCCGCCTGTCCTGGGTTCAGCAGACCCACGTGCGCGCCGAGGGCATCACGGCCGCGAACGCGCACCTCGTGGCCGCGCAGGATCACCTGCCGCTGGCCCGCCAGTGGGGCGGCGGAGAGGTGGCATCTGCGGACGGCTTGCGGTTCGTGGTGCCCGTGCGCATGATCCATGCCGGGTGGAACAGCACATACTTCGGGTCGCAGCGGGGCGTGACGTACTACAACTTCACCAGTAACCAGTTCACCAGTTTTCACGGCATCGTGATTCCGGGCACCCTGCGCGATTCGCTGTTCGTCCCGTCCGGTCTGCTCGAGCAGCAGACCCACCTCGATCCCCGTGAACTCATGACCGATACCCACGGATCGAGCGACGTCATCTTCGGCCTGTTCAGCCTGCTGGGCTACCGGTTCAATCCGCGCCTGGCAGACCTGGGCGACCAGCGCTTCTGGCGCCTGGATCGGAACGCCGATTACGGCGAACTGAACGACCTGAGCCGGCATGTCATCAACGAGCGGCTTATCGCGGAGCACTGGGAGGACATGCTGCGGCCAGTGGGGTCGCTGAAACTCGGTCAGGTCAAGGCAACGGCCGTGATGCGCACCGTGCAGCGGGGCGGGAGCCTGTCCGGTCTCGGGCGAGCCGTAGCGGAGGTGGGCCGGATCGAAAAAACGCTGTACCTGTTGAGCTACGTCCGGGACGACGGGTACCGCCGGCGCATCCTGGTGCAGCTCAACCGCGGGGAGGGCCGCCACGCGGTGGCCCGGGCGGTCTTTCACGGCCGCAGAGGCGAACTGCGCCAGCGCTACCGGGAGGGGATGGAGGTTCAGCTCGGGGCCCTCGGGTTGGTCGTGAACGCCCTGGTGCTGTGGAACACGCGCTACCTGCAGCATGCCCTGACCCATCGGACGCAGACCCAGGGGCCGGTCGCGCCGGCCGACATCGCCCGCCTGTCCCCGCTGCTCCACGAGCACGTGAACATGCTCGGCCGTTACGACTTCTCCCTCCCAGAGGCCGTCGCAGGCGGCCACCTGCGACCACTCCGCGATCCGAGTCCCCTCCAGGCGTCTCTGGAGCAACTCTCTTAG
- a CDS encoding recombinase family protein encodes MLGHRIGYIRVSGADQNPDRQLDGQTLARIFSDQASGKDTRRPQLDALLGFVREGDTVVVHSMDRLARNLDDLRRLVTTLTGRGVRVEFVKEGLTFTGEDSPMATLLLSVMGAFAEFERALIRERQREGIALARTQGKYRGRKKALSPEQVQTLRQRVLAGEPKAALARELGISRETLYTYLRPT; translated from the coding sequence ATCCTCGGTCACCGCATCGGCTACATCCGCGTCAGCGGCGCCGACCAGAATCCGGATCGCCAGCTCGACGGCCAGACTCTGGCGCGCATCTTCAGCGACCAGGCGTCTGGCAAGGACACCCGGCGTCCCCAGCTCGACGCGCTCCTGGGCTTCGTCCGCGAGGGCGACACCGTCGTCGTGCACAGCATGGATCGGCTCGCCCGCAACCTCGACGACCTCCGCCGGCTGGTCACGACCCTGACCGGCCGGGGCGTGCGGGTGGAATTCGTCAAGGAGGGCCTGACCTTTACCGGCGAGGACTCCCCGATGGCCACCCTGCTGCTGAGCGTGATGGGCGCATTCGCCGAGTTCGAGCGGGCGCTGATCCGCGAGCGGCAGCGCGAAGGCATCGCCCTCGCCCGGACACAGGGAAAGTACCGGGGACGCAAGAAGGCCCTGTCGCCGGAACAGGTGCAGACACTCAGGCAGCGCGTCCTGGCGGGAGAACCCAAGGCGGCCCTGGCACGGGAACTGGGCATCAGCCGCGAGACCCTGTACACCTACCTGCGGCCGACCTGA
- a CDS encoding ArsR/SmtB family transcription factor gives MTLVASDVLEQLKALSNEIRYDLVRFLGAGERCVCDLEGLTGLPQSKVSYHLGVLRDAGLVVSEQRGKNIYYSLCEARLFQLGGLILTEVFHDPVRHAHEDASLCE, from the coding sequence ATGACTCTGGTGGCCTCCGACGTCTTGGAACAGCTCAAGGCCCTGTCCAACGAGATCCGCTATGACCTCGTGCGCTTCCTCGGGGCGGGCGAGCGCTGCGTGTGTGACCTCGAGGGCCTGACCGGCCTGCCGCAGTCGAAGGTCTCCTACCACCTGGGGGTGCTGCGCGACGCGGGTCTGGTCGTGAGCGAGCAGCGCGGCAAGAACATCTATTACTCGCTGTGTGAAGCGCGGCTGTTCCAGTTGGGCGGTCTGATACTCACCGAGGTCTTCCACGATCCGGTGCGCCACGCCCACGAGGACGCCTCACTCTGCGAGTGA